A genomic stretch from Chloroflexota bacterium includes:
- a CDS encoding PPC domain-containing DNA-binding protein — translation MAGRFWEASPGRVWVGRLETGDDLVEQIETVCAEYGVRAAWVSAIGAVKRAAFAYYEQNDRRYLELESSEHHEIIGFIGNISIRDDQPFLHAHATFGDRSGAAVGGHLLRGCEVFAAEIQIREMTGVELIRTPDEVSGLALW, via the coding sequence ATGGCTGGGCGGTTCTGGGAGGCCTCTCCGGGCAGGGTCTGGGTCGGTCGCCTCGAGACGGGGGACGACCTGGTCGAGCAGATCGAGACCGTGTGCGCCGAGTACGGCGTGCGTGCGGCCTGGGTGAGCGCCATCGGCGCCGTGAAGCGCGCAGCGTTCGCCTATTACGAGCAGAACGACCGGCGCTACCTCGAGCTGGAGAGCAGCGAGCACCACGAGATCATCGGCTTCATCGGCAACATCTCGATCCGAGATGACCAGCCGTTCCTGCATGCGCATGCGACCTTCGGGGACCGCAGCGGGGCGGCCGTCGGTGGCCATCTGCTGCGGGGATGCGAGGTCTTCGCGGCGGAGATCCAGATCCGCGAGATGACCGGTGTCGAGCTGATTCGGACGCCGGACGAGGTGAGCGGCCTGGCCCTCTGGTAG